In Oryza sativa Japonica Group chromosome 2, ASM3414082v1, the following are encoded in one genomic region:
- the LOC4330051 gene encoding defensin-like protein CAL1, protein MAPSRRMVASAFLLLAILVATEMGTTKVAEARHCLSQSHRFKGMCVSSNNCANVCRTESFPDGECKSHGLERKCFCKKVC, encoded by the exons ATGGCTCCGTCTCGTCGCATGGTCGCgtccgccttcctcctcctggcCATCCTCGTCGCCACAG AGATGGGGACGACCAaggtggcggaggcgaggcacTGCCTGTCGCAGAGCCACAGGTTCAAGGGCATGTGCGTGAGCAGCAACAACTGCGCCAACGTGTGCAGGACGGAGAGCTTCCCCGACGGCGAGTGCAAGTCGCACGGCCTCGAGCGCAAGTGCTTCTGCAAGAAGGTCTGCTAG
- the LOC4330050 gene encoding phytosulfokine receptor 1 produces the protein MVCSLMMQLTTTWPWRFFFCLFFHLLFLFPTNSLNQSYCDPGDASALLGFMQGLSGSGSGWTVPNATSETANCCAWLGVKCNDGGRVIGLDLQGMKLRGELAVSLGQLDQLQWLNLSSNNLHGAVPATLVQLQRLQRLDLSDNEFSGEFPTNVSLPVIEVFNISLNSFKEQHPTLHGSTLLAMFDAGYNMFTGHIDTSICDPNGVIRVLRFTSNLLSGEFPAGFGNCTKLEELYVDLNSITGSLPDDLFRLSSLRDLSLQENQLSGRMTPRFGNMSSLSKLDISFNSFSGYLPNVFGSLGKLEYFSAQSNLFRGPLPSSLSHSPSLKMLYLRNNSFHGQIDLNCSAMSQLSSLDLGTNKFIGTIDALSDCHHLRSLNLATNNLTGEIPNGFRNLQFLTYISLSNNSFTNVSSALSVLQGCPSLTSLVLTKNFNDGKALPMTGIDGFHNIQVFVIANSHLSGSVPSWVANFAQLKVLDLSWNKLSGNIPAWIGNLEHLFYLDLSNNTLSGGIPNSLTSMKGLLTCNSSQQSTETDYFPFFIKKNRTGKGLRYNQVSSFPPSLILSHNMLIGPILPGFGNLKNLHVLDLSNNHISGMIPDELSGMSSLESLDLSHNNLTGSIPSSLTKLNFLSSFSVAFNNLTGAIPLGGQFSTFTGSAYEGNPKLCGIRSGLALCQSSHAPTMSVKKNGKNKGVILGIAIGIALGAAFVLSVAVVLVLKSSFRRQDYIVKAVADTTEALELAPASLVLLFQNKDDGKAMTIGDILKSTNNFDQANIIGCGGFGLVYKATLPDGATIAIKRLSGDFGQMEREFKAEVETLSKAQHPNLVLLQGYCRIGNDRLLIYSYMENGSLDHWLHEKPDGPSRLSWQTRLQIAKGAARGLAYLHLSCQPHILHRDIKSSNILLDEDFEAHLADFGLARLICPYDTHVTTDLVGTLGYIPPEYGQSSVANFKGDVYSFGIVLLELLTGKRPVDMCKPKGARELVSWVLHMKEKNCEAEVLDRAMYDKKFEMQMVQMIDIACLCISESPKLRPLTHELVLWLDNIGGSTEATK, from the coding sequence ATGGTGTGTTCCTTGATGATGCAACTCACCACCACATGGCCATGGCGTTTCTTTTTCTGCTTGTTTTTCCACCTGCTGTTCCTCTTCCCAACCAACTCCTTGAATCAAAGCTACTGTGACCCTGGTGATGCTAGTGCACTGCTGGGCTTCATGCAAGGTCTCAGCGGAAGCGGCAGCGGCTGGACGGTCCCAAATGCCACTTCTGAAACAGCCAATTGCTGTGCTTGGCTTGGAGTCAAGTGCAACGATGGTGGCCGGGTCATCGGGCTGGACCTCCAAGGCATGAAGCTAAGGGGCGAGCTGGCAGTCTCGCTCGGGCAGCTGGACCAGCTCCAGTGGCTCAACCTGTCCAGCAACAACCTCCATGGGGCCGTCCCGGCAACCCTGGTCCAGCTCCAGAGGCTACAACGTCTTGATCTTAGCGACAATGAGTTCTCTGGTGAATTCCCGACCAACGTGTCTCTCCCAGTGATTGAGGTCTTCAATATATCCCTCAACTCATTCAAAGAACAGCATCCCACGCTCCATGGTTCAACGCTCCTTGCCATGTTTGATGCGGGGTACAACATGTTCACAGGGCACATTGATACCAGCATCTGCGATCCAAATGGAGTGATCCGTGTTCTCCGGTTCACGTCGAATCTCCTATCTGGGGAGTTCCCAGCAGGGTTTGGGAACTGCACAAAGCTCGAGGAGCTATATGTTGATCTAAATAGCATCACTGGGAGCTTGCCAGATGATCTTTTCAGGCTGTCTTCGCTGAGGGACCTGTCTCTGCAGGAGAATCAGCTCTCTGGTAGGATGACACCAAGGTTTGGTAATATGTCTAGCCTTTCTAAGCTGGACATATCTTTCAATTCATTCTCTGGATACCTTCCAAATGTTTTTGGTAGCCTTGGCAAGCTTGAGTATTTCTCTGCACAGTCTAACTTATTCAGGGGTCCGTTGCCTTCATCACTGTCCCATTCACCATCACTGAAGATGTTGTACCTGAGAAACAATTCATTCCATGGACAGATCGATCTCAATTGCTCGGCAATGTCACAATTGAGCTCACTTGATCTTGGCACAAATAAGTTCATCGGCACAATAGATGCTTTGTCAGATTGCCATCATCTGAGAAGCCTGAATCTTGCCACAAACAACCTCACTGGTGAAATCCCTAATGGTTTCAGGAATCTTCAGTTTCTAACCTATATCTCACTTTCAAACAATAGCTTCACAAATGTGTCCTCAGCATTATCTGTCCTTCAAGGCTGCCCAAGCCTAACAAGCCTCGTGCTGACAAAGAATTTCAATGATGGGAAGGCCTTGCCGATGACTGGAATAGATGGTTTTCATAACATCCAAGTGTTTGTCATTGCTAATAGCCATCTTTCAGGATCAGTACCTTCATGGGTAGCAAACTTCGCACAATTGAAAGTGCTGGATTTGTCATGGAATAAATTGTCTGGGAACATCCCTGCATGGATTGGCAATCTCGAGCATTTGTTTTATTTGGATCTTTCTAATAATACACTGTCTGGAGGAATTCCGAACAGTCTAACAAGCATGAAGGGCCTTCTTACATGCAACAGCTCACAGCAATCCACAGAAACTGACTATTTTCCTTTCTTCATTAAAAAGAACAGGACAGGCAAAGGGCTACGGTACAATCAGGTTAGCAGTTTCCCGCCCTCCCTAATTCTCAGCCACAACATGCTCATAGGTCCCATATTGCCAGGCTTTGGGAACCTTAAGAACCTGCATGTCTTGGACCTCAGTAACAACCATATTTCTGGTATGATTCCTGATGAGCTATCAGGCATGTCGAGCTTGGAATCCTTGGATTTGTCACATAATAATCTTACTGGAAGCATTCCTTCTTCATTAACAAAGCTGAATTTTCTATCGAGCTTCAGTGTGGCATTCAATAATCTAACTGGTGCAATTCCATTAGGAGGGCAATTCTCAACATTCACAGGTTCTGCTTATGAGGGGAACCCCAAACTCTGTGGCATCCGCTCTGGCTTAGCACTATGCCAGTCATCTCATGCTCCTACCATGTCTGTAAAGAAGAATGGAAAGAACAAGGGTGTCATATTAGGAATAGCTATTGGCATTGCACTTGGAGCAGCATTTGTGTTGTCTGTTGCTGTTGTACTTGTGTTGAAGAGTAGCTTTAGAAGGCAGGACTATATAGTTAAGGCTGTTGCAGATACAACTGAAGCTCTCGAGTTAGCACCAGCTTCATTGGTTCTTTTGTTTCAGAACAAGGATGACGGCAAGGCAATGACTATTGGTGACATATTGAAATCTACAAACAACTTTGATCAGGCAAACATCATTGGTTGTGGTGGCTTTGGTCTAGTGTACAAGGCAACACTACCAGATGGAGCAACGATTGCCATCAAAAGACTGTCAGGCGATTTTGGCCAGATGGAGCGTGAGTTCAAAGCCGAGGTGGAGACTTTATCAAAAGCTCAACATCCTAATCTTGTACTTCTGCAAGGTTATTGCAGGATTGGCAATGATAGGCTACTGATCTACTCTTACATGGAGAATGGTAGCCTAGACCATTGGCTTCATGAAAAGCCTGATGGTCCATCTAGATTAAGTTGGCAAACAAGGCTTCAGATAGCAAAAGGAGCGGCGAGAGGTTTAGCGTACCTGCACTTGTCATGCCAACCCCATATACTCCACCGTGATATCAAGTCAAGCAACATACTTTTAGATGAGGATTTCGAAGCTCATTTGGCTGATTTTGGGCTTGCTCGGCTTATTTGTCCCTATGATACACATGTAACAACTGATCTAGTTGGCACACTAGGCTACATCCCCCCTGAGTACGGCCAATCTTCAGTAGCCAATTTCAAAGGTGATGTTTATAGTTTTGGCATTGTTCTTTTAGAGTTATTAACTGGAAAGAGGCCTGTAGATATGTGCAAGCCAAAGGGAGCTCGGGAGTTGGTCTCATGGGTTTTGCatatgaaagaaaaaaactgtGAAGCTGAAGTATTGGACCGTGCAATGTATGACAAGAAGTTTGAGATGCAAATGGTGCAGATGATCGATATTGCCTGTTTGTGCATAAGTGAGTCACCAAAACTGAGGCCTCTAACTCATGAACTTGTACTATGGCTTGACAACATTGGTGGTAGCACTGAAGCGACAAAGTGA
- the LOC4330053 gene encoding F-box protein At5g07610, whose protein sequence is MAGEAILFSDDIIANILAWLPPKNAARMRLVCKQWHAVTSEHHFMHTNFSRSRDGHSVAGFFLSNELHKKFSYNPLRDSSATHPAAPDLSFVPESGSTVPRKINVTSSCNGLLLCRRPMDSSVASGARWCCYYVCNPATKRFVEIPTPPDGRGRHLNLAYDPSRSPVYKVVALGLAGVHVYSSQARSWRAALRYERGSNPFAGIHHSRGVHWNGSLVWVTSRSRSLLRFAVDDGEGELSSLPMPPARHLQPENRWICGYLGVGESAGAGRGHLRMIGYTEEEKLAARFDVVGMAGDCREWRVLYRVDLTRMKELYPDIQRKTRKHHLIWPRRARLVDCLDLWPLHVAEHGSLLLFGIPGKIMAYGMEDQAISVVWEDAAPPQPRFFRYAWFDFYPYTAGLFAV, encoded by the coding sequence ATGGCAGGGGAGGCGATATTATTCTCCGACGATATCATCGCCAACATCCTCGCCTGGCTTCCTCCAAAGAATGCCGCTCGTATGCGGCTCGTCTGCAAGCAATGGCATGCCGTGACATCGGAGCACCATTTCATGCACACAAACTTCTCGAGGAGCAGAGACGGCCACTCCGTTGCCGGCTTCTTCCTCAGCAACGAGCTCCACAAGAAGTTCAGCTACAATCCTCTACGCGACAGTAGCGCCACGCATCCCGCTGCTCCCGACCTCTCGTTCGTCCCGGAGAGCGGCTCCACCGTCCCGCGCAAGATCAACGTCACCAGCTCGTGCAACGGGCTGCTCCTCTGCCGCCGGCCGATGGATAGCAGCGTCGCCTCCGGGGCGCGCTGGTGCTGCTACTACGTCTGCAACCCGGCCACCAAGAGGTTCGTCGAGATACCCAcgccgccggacggccgcgGGCGCCACCTGAACCTGGCTTACGACCCGTCCAGGTCGCCGGTGTACAAGGTCGTCGCGCTGGGGCTCGCCGGCGTCCACGTGTACTCCTCCCAGGCTCGGTCATGGAGGGCGGCGCTCCGTTACGAGCGCGGCAGCAACCCGTTCGCGGGGATCCACCACTCCCGGGGCGTGCACTGGAACGGCTCGCTGGTGTGGGTGACATCGCGCTCGCGCTCCCTGCTCCgcttcgccgtcgacgacggggAAGGAGAGCTGAGCAGCCTGCcgatgccgccggcgaggcATCTGCAGCCGGAGAATCGCTGGATCTGCGGTTACCTCGGGGTCGGGGAGTCAGCTGGTGCCGGCCGGGGCCACCTCCGGATGATCGGCTacacggaggaggagaagctcgCCGCCCGCTTCGACGTGGTGGGGATGGCGGGAGACTGCCGCGAGTGGCGCGTGCTGTACCGCGTCGACCTCACGCGCATGAAGGAGTTGTACCCGGATATACAGCGGAAAACGCGGAAGCACCACCTGATCTGGCCGCGCCGCGCTAGGCTAGTCGACTGCCTGGATCTCTGGCCGCTGCACGTCGCCGAGCACGGTAGCTTGCTGCTCTTCGGAATTCCGGGCAAGATCATGGCTTACGGCATGGAGGACCAGGCGATTTCGGTGGTCTGGGAAGATGCCGCGCCGCCACAACCTCGGTTCTTCCGCTACGCTTGGTTCGACTTTTATCCGTACACCGCAGGCTTGTTTGCCGTGTAA
- the LOC136355279 gene encoding serine/threonine-protein phosphatase 7 long form homolog codes for MAPTLQDVSYLLGLPLAGAAVGPVDGVFGWKEDITARFEQVMRLPHLGPTTTLPPYSTVGPSKAWLLQFTADLLHPDADDYSVRRSLEAYLLWLFGWVMFTSTHGHAVDFRLVHYARSIADAQPQDVPQWSWGSAVLAATYRALCEACTKTDAGAIIAGCPMLLQLWAAERFAIGRPVVDSAPYGVGRSAQWPEDGPTMGTYWCRRGRRYAHVQVRRGYPDFVFEFDRLQPSDVIWEPYTEEAVAARAPLGLSSLCTRDQAYWLTILPMVFDIFVEPHCPQRVMRQFGLRQVFPGNVQPTVLPADHSLTRRGQLAGALWAPRVQQYVDDWVLATEEVINELFPHTEENYRDYLRWYLPRTRARVTFTPDAPEPHVAAVTDAYPTHRDRDYFMAGNY; via the exons atggctccgacactgcaggacgtgtcgtacctgctcgggctaccgctggcgggagcagcagttggtcccgtggacggtgtttttgggtggaaggaggatatcactgcgcgcttcgagcaggtgatgcgccttccacacctaggaccgaccaccacccttcctccgtactctacagtcgggcctagcaaggcttggttgctccagttcact gcggaccttctacaccctgacgctgatgattactcggtccgacgctcccttgaggcgtacctgttgtggttgttcgggtgggtgatgttcactagcacccacgggcacgctgtggacttccggctggtccactacgcacggtccatcgcggatgctcagccacaggacgtgccgcagtggagctggggttctgccgtgctagcagccacgtaccgtgccctctgtgaggcgtgcacgaagactgacgcgggagcgatcatcgctggctgccctatgttgcttcagctttgggcagccgagaggtttgccataggtcgaccagtggtggacagcgcaccctatggggttggtcgcagcgcgcagtggccagaggacggtcccacgatggggacttactggtgtcgacgtggg cgtcgttacgctcacgtccaggtgagacgtggttacccggacttcgtgttcgagtttgaccgtctccagccgagcgacgtcatctgggagccgtacacagaagaggccgtcgctgcgagagcaccgctaggactttcgtccttgtgcacacgcgaccaggcttactggctcaccatcctgccgatggtgttcgacattttcgttgagcctcactgcccgcagcgtgtgatgagacagttcggacttaggcaggtgtttccgggcaacgtgcagccgaccgtcctccctgccgaccactc gttgactcgacggggacagctagcaggcgcactttgggctccacgtgtacagcagtacgttgacgactgggtgttagctacagaggaggtgatcaacgagctcttcccacacacggaggagaactaccgtgactaccttcgttggtaccttcctcgcactcgtgcgcgtgtgaccttcactccagacgccccagagccgcacgttgccgctgtcacggacgcgtatcccacgcaccgtgaccgagactacttcatGGCG ggcaactactga